A stretch of the Poseidonibacter parvus genome encodes the following:
- the cysK gene encoding cysteine synthase A — protein sequence MKYAANITELIGNTPLVKLQRASEESQATVLGKCEFMNPSHSVKDRIGTNMINTALEQGLINKETTVIEPTSGNTGIALASVCAALGIKLILTMPSSMSIERRRLLKALGADLVLTEPEKGMKGAIDKAVELSEKTENSFIPQQFGNLANPEIHRKTTAQEILADTDGKIDIFIAAIGTGGTITGVGEILKQNNPNVQIIAVEPEASPVLSGGKPGPHKIQGIGAGFVPDVLNTEVYDEVIQVSNEDAIASSRSIAKEEGLLIGISAGANAHIAKQVAARPENKGKTIVTILCDTGERYLSSGLYDYDEE from the coding sequence ATGAAATATGCAGCAAATATAACAGAATTAATAGGTAACACACCTCTTGTAAAATTACAAAGAGCAAGTGAAGAAAGTCAAGCAACAGTTTTAGGAAAGTGTGAGTTTATGAACCCATCACATTCTGTAAAAGATAGAATTGGAACAAATATGATTAATACTGCTTTAGAGCAAGGTTTAATCAATAAAGAAACAACAGTAATTGAACCAACATCTGGAAATACAGGTATTGCATTAGCAAGCGTTTGTGCAGCTTTAGGAATTAAATTAATTCTTACTATGCCTTCATCTATGAGTATTGAAAGAAGAAGATTATTAAAAGCATTAGGTGCTGATTTAGTATTAACAGAGCCTGAAAAAGGAATGAAAGGTGCTATTGATAAAGCAGTTGAATTAAGTGAAAAAACAGAAAATTCATTTATTCCTCAACAATTTGGAAACTTAGCAAACCCAGAAATTCATAGAAAAACAACTGCACAAGAAATTCTTGCAGATACAGATGGAAAAATTGATATTTTCATTGCAGCAATTGGTACAGGTGGAACAATTACAGGTGTTGGTGAAATTTTAAAGCAAAATAATCCTAATGTTCAAATTATTGCAGTTGAACCTGAAGCATCACCTGTATTAAGTGGTGGAAAACCAGGTCCTCATAAAATTCAAGGTATTGGTGCTGGATTTGTTCCTGATGTTTTAAATACTGAAGTTTATGATGAAGTTATTCAAGTATCAAATGAAGACGCAATAGCTAGTTCTAGAAGTATTGCAAAAGAAGAAGGACTATTAATTGGTATTTCTGCTGGTGCAAACGCACATATTGCAAAACAAGTAGCTGCAAGACCTGAAAATAAAGGTAAAACAATTGTAACTATTTTATGTGATACAGGTGAAAGATATTTAAGTTCAGGATTATATGATTATGACGAAGAGTAA
- a CDS encoding NAD(P)/FAD-dependent oxidoreductase yields the protein MKIAIIGAGAAGIIAAITAKRLNKNIQIDLFDANKGIGKKILASGNGRCNISNSQVTHKNYLGENPDFTSYALKEFTFKDFEKFCKSIGLLLDIKETNKVYPLSNEAKSVTKLLDLALDSLGVNIYLESLISDIEKIENKFNIKTQTQEYKDYDKVLISNGLGAAPQLNANESGLDFASKFEHSFNPTYPSLVGLHTDVNYHSRMQGVKKECNVSLYINGQLEQEIFGDVLFTKYGVSGFAILDISQVAAYNLSLYQDVKIAVNFFPKINRNDLSDQIQSLFKTTPNQKALDILTGMISNKIAPVLLEICKVDSEAKAGQVNAKQIKAISYQLNQWKLKITDTQGFGHAEASGGGVRTDEVDNKTYESKKCKNLYFAGEVLDIVGNRGGFNLQFAWASGYLVGKALGKH from the coding sequence TTGAAAATAGCAATAATTGGAGCTGGTGCTGCTGGAATAATAGCAGCAATAACAGCTAAAAGATTAAACAAAAACATACAAATTGATTTATTTGATGCAAATAAAGGTATTGGAAAAAAAATACTTGCAAGTGGAAATGGAAGATGTAATATCTCAAATAGTCAAGTAACGCACAAAAACTATTTGGGAGAGAATCCTGATTTTACTTCTTATGCTTTAAAAGAGTTTACATTTAAAGATTTTGAAAAGTTTTGTAAAAGTATAGGATTACTTCTTGATATAAAAGAGACAAATAAAGTATATCCTTTATCAAATGAAGCCAAATCTGTTACAAAGCTTTTAGACTTAGCACTTGATTCTTTAGGTGTTAATATTTATTTAGAATCTTTAATTTCAGATATTGAAAAAATTGAAAACAAATTTAATATAAAAACACAGACACAAGAATATAAAGATTATGATAAAGTTTTAATCTCAAATGGTCTAGGAGCAGCACCACAACTTAATGCAAATGAATCAGGTTTAGACTTTGCTTCAAAATTTGAACACAGCTTCAACCCAACATATCCCTCACTTGTAGGACTTCATACAGATGTAAATTATCACTCTCGTATGCAAGGAGTTAAAAAAGAGTGTAATGTATCACTATATATAAACGGACAGCTTGAACAAGAAATATTTGGAGATGTGCTATTTACAAAATATGGTGTTTCAGGTTTTGCAATATTAGATATCTCTCAAGTAGCTGCATATAATCTAAGTCTTTATCAAGATGTAAAAATAGCAGTTAATTTCTTCCCAAAAATCAATAGAAATGACTTAAGCGACCAAATTCAAAGCTTGTTTAAAACAACACCAAATCAAAAAGCCTTAGATATCCTAACCGGAATGATATCAAATAAAATAGCACCAGTTTTACTAGAAATATGTAAAGTAGATAGTGAAGCAAAAGCAGGGCAAGTAAACGCAAAACAAATCAAAGCAATTTCATATCAATTAAACCAATGGAAACTAAAAATCACAGATACACAAGGCTTTGGACATGCAGAAGCTAGTGGTGGTGGAGTTCGTACTGATGAGGTAGATAATAAAACTTATGAAAGTAAGAAGTGTAAAAACTTGTACTTTGCAGGAGAGGTTTTAGATATCGTTGGAAATAGGGGTGGGTTTAATCTGCAGTTTGCGTGGGCGAGTGGGTATTTGGTTGGGAAGGCGTTAGGAAAGCACTAA
- a CDS encoding RrF2 family transcriptional regulator, with protein sequence MPLISTKGVYGLTAMYELGKHDRQSPMQIKEISSNANIPQNYLEQLLSKLRRAQLVKSIRGAKGGYILAREPEEIKVVDILIALEGDIKIVDVKAKNPILNIFFDESKEQMKKIFDLNLSNLDDYQDKYNEFLHYSI encoded by the coding sequence ATGCCATTAATTTCAACAAAAGGTGTATATGGTTTAACAGCCATGTACGAACTTGGTAAACATGATAGACAATCTCCTATGCAAATTAAAGAGATTTCATCAAATGCCAATATTCCTCAAAATTACTTAGAACAACTTTTAAGTAAATTAAGACGAGCACAACTTGTAAAAAGTATAAGAGGTGCAAAGGGAGGATATATTCTTGCGCGAGAACCTGAAGAAATCAAGGTTGTTGACATTTTAATTGCACTTGAGGGTGATATTAAAATAGTTGATGTAAAAGCGAAGAATCCGATTTTGAACATTTTCTTTGATGAATCAAAGGAACAAATGAAAAAGATTTTTGATTTGAATCTATCTAATTTAGATGATTATCAAGACAAATACAACGAATTTTTACATTACAGTATATAA
- the cysD gene encoding sulfate adenylyltransferase subunit CysD, translating into MEISQERLTHLKQLEAESMHIMKEVVAEFSNPGMLYSVGKDSSVMLHILQKAFYPAPPPLPLMHVDTKWKFKEMIEFRDRRAKEVGMELITYSNPKGIEMGISPFEHGSSVHTDIMKTEGLKNALNIQKFDAVFGGARRDEEKSRAKERIYSFRDKNHRWDPKNQRPELWNVYNGRHTKGESIRVFPISNWTELDIWQYIYLENIDIPDLYFSKEREVVEYMGTKIMVDDDRMPEELRKTAKKEMVRFRTLGCYPLTGAVESEATTLPEIIQEMLVCTTSERQGRLIDSDSDASMEKKKQEGYF; encoded by the coding sequence ATGGAAATAAGTCAAGAACGATTAACGCATTTAAAACAGCTAGAAGCTGAATCAATGCATATAATGAAAGAGGTAGTAGCAGAGTTTTCAAACCCTGGTATGCTTTATAGTGTAGGGAAAGATTCTTCTGTAATGTTACACATTTTACAAAAAGCTTTCTACCCAGCACCGCCACCATTACCTTTAATGCATGTAGATACTAAATGGAAATTTAAAGAGATGATTGAATTTAGAGATAGACGTGCTAAAGAAGTAGGAATGGAACTTATTACATATTCAAATCCTAAAGGAATTGAAATGGGTATCTCTCCTTTTGAACATGGTTCTTCTGTTCATACAGATATTATGAAAACAGAAGGATTAAAAAATGCTTTAAATATACAGAAGTTTGATGCTGTATTTGGAGGAGCAAGAAGAGATGAAGAAAAGTCTCGTGCAAAAGAGAGAATCTATTCATTTAGAGATAAAAACCATAGATGGGATCCAAAAAACCAAAGACCAGAACTTTGGAATGTTTACAACGGACGTCATACTAAAGGTGAATCAATTAGAGTATTCCCAATTTCAAACTGGACAGAATTAGATATTTGGCAATATATTTATTTAGAGAATATTGATATTCCTGATTTATATTTCTCTAAAGAGAGAGAAGTAGTTGAATATATGGGTACAAAAATCATGGTAGATGATGACAGAATGCCTGAAGAATTACGAAAAACTGCTAAAAAAGAAATGGTTAGATTTAGAACTCTTGGATGTTATCCTTTAACAGGTGCAGTTGAGAGTGAAGCTACAACATTACCTGAGATTATTCAAGAAATGCTTGTATGTACAACAAGTGAAAGACAAGGTAGACTAATTGACTCTGATAGTGATGCGTCAATGGAGAAAAAGAAACAAGAAGGGTATTTTTAA
- a CDS encoding ribbon-helix-helix domain-containing protein, translating to MNTLSSLEKQQVGLRVPKYLLDEIDEFTKTYSVNRSEVIIEAIKSYVEIQKENIFYNEFETSVKELKTSISNNKKEDTLEDLINELENN from the coding sequence ATGAATACTTTATCATCTTTAGAAAAACAACAAGTAGGATTAAGAGTTCCTAAGTATTTACTTGATGAGATAGATGAGTTTACAAAAACTTATTCTGTTAATAGAAGTGAAGTTATCATTGAAGCTATCAAGTCTTACGTTGAGATTCAAAAAGAAAATATTTTTTATAATGAATTTGAAACTTCGGTAAAAGAGTTAAAGACAAGTATTTCTAATAATAAAAAAGAAGATACTTTAGAAGATTTGATAAATGAACTTGAAAATAATTAG
- a CDS encoding phosphoadenylyl-sulfate reductase, translating to MSKELAEQLNEELKNKSTQEIVGYFLEHYKYSSALSSSLAAEDQVLTDIILKKYKDAKIFTLDTGRLHPETYDVMDATNLKYNIKMDVYFPNETDVQELYKTQGVNGQYESIEKRKTCCGIRKVEPLKRALKDLDIWFTGVRAAQSVTRTDMKLVEYDEAFGLIKVNAIIHWSEEDVWNYIKENKVPYNKLHDKGFPSIGCAPCTRAVKEGEDIRAGRWWWENPEHKECGLHKK from the coding sequence ATGAGTAAAGAATTAGCGGAACAATTAAATGAAGAATTAAAAAATAAATCTACACAAGAAATAGTAGGGTATTTTTTAGAACATTATAAATATAGCAGTGCTTTAAGTTCAAGTTTAGCAGCAGAAGACCAAGTCTTGACAGATATCATTTTAAAAAAATATAAAGACGCTAAAATTTTCACTTTAGATACAGGTAGACTTCATCCAGAAACTTATGATGTAATGGATGCGACGAACCTAAAATATAACATTAAAATGGATGTCTATTTTCCAAATGAAACAGATGTTCAAGAACTTTATAAAACACAAGGTGTAAATGGTCAATATGAAAGTATTGAAAAAAGAAAAACATGCTGTGGTATAAGAAAAGTTGAACCTCTTAAACGTGCTTTAAAAGATCTTGATATTTGGTTTACTGGAGTTAGAGCAGCTCAAAGTGTAACAAGAACAGATATGAAACTTGTTGAGTATGATGAGGCTTTTGGATTAATTAAAGTAAATGCAATAATACATTGGAGTGAAGAAGATGTGTGGAATTATATAAAAGAAAATAAAGTTCCATACAATAAACTTCATGACAAAGGATTCCCAAGTATCGGATGTGCTCCATGTACAAGAGCTGTAAAAGAAGGTGAAGATATTAGAGCTGGACGATGGTGGTGGGAAAACCCAGAACACAAAGAGTGTGGACTACACAAAAAATAA
- a CDS encoding cupin domain-containing protein, whose amino-acid sequence MKKNVFENIIIDKKQEQFFELLKSDNIKIEKIVSNGQSSPVNFWYEQEENEFVLILKGNAVLEYENSELILNEGDYVNIKAFTKHRVKYTNQTQPTIWLAVFY is encoded by the coding sequence ATGAAAAAAAACGTATTTGAAAATATTATAATAGATAAAAAACAAGAGCAGTTTTTTGAATTACTTAAAAGTGATAATATCAAAATAGAAAAAATTGTCTCAAATGGACAAAGCTCACCAGTAAACTTTTGGTACGAACAAGAAGAAAACGAGTTTGTCTTAATATTAAAAGGTAATGCAGTTTTAGAATATGAAAATAGTGAGCTTATTTTAAATGAAGGTGATTACGTAAATATAAAAGCTTTTACAAAACATAGGGTAAAATACACAAATCAAACGCAGCCAACTATATGGCTTGCAGTATTTTACTAA
- a CDS encoding sulfite reductase — translation MSNNLALNIEHIKKEKDGLDVLSDIYIYAVLGEKVSQKDLIRFQWYGIYQQTDDSNYFRIVIPLPLGELNVEQLKTLASISKEYARNSLDINHGQKIEFKWLKMHDLPHIFNLLHNVNLNTIFEAGHTVRNIITCPINTVDCKQLIDVSSIAAKINQSFIGNKKFSNLPNKFQMAISGCKEGCNLKEIPDVNFDAYSYKSNKVLFSVKIIGEHIGYITPSQVIQTSKAIANIYKEYGNRTDINKSSFSSLVNSWGLREFNNILNSSINFNLKDIILEEDNVATKGEHFGINKSIVEGESYVGFKIKSLALSSNDFSSLAKILEKHDASKIKLTNQGNIIILDAPTNNANDLANDLKKVNFNPFI, via the coding sequence ATGTCAAATAATTTAGCTTTAAATATAGAACATATCAAAAAAGAAAAGGATGGATTAGATGTCTTAAGTGACATCTATATCTATGCTGTTCTAGGTGAAAAAGTTTCGCAAAAAGATTTAATTAGATTTCAATGGTATGGAATTTATCAACAAACAGATGATTCAAACTATTTTAGAATTGTAATTCCTCTTCCTTTAGGAGAATTGAATGTTGAACAATTAAAAACTTTAGCATCAATTTCAAAAGAGTATGCAAGAAATTCATTAGATATAAATCATGGCCAAAAAATAGAATTTAAATGGTTAAAAATGCATGACTTACCTCATATTTTTAATCTTTTACATAATGTAAATCTAAATACAATTTTTGAAGCTGGACATACTGTAAGAAATATTATTACATGTCCTATAAATACTGTTGATTGTAAGCAATTAATTGATGTAAGTTCAATTGCAGCAAAAATCAATCAATCATTTATTGGAAATAAAAAATTCTCTAACCTACCTAATAAATTCCAAATGGCAATAAGTGGATGTAAAGAAGGATGTAATTTAAAAGAAATTCCTGATGTAAATTTTGATGCCTATTCATATAAAAGTAATAAAGTTTTATTTTCTGTAAAAATTATAGGTGAACATATAGGCTATATTACACCTTCTCAGGTTATTCAGACATCAAAAGCTATTGCAAATATTTATAAAGAATATGGGAATAGAACAGATATTAATAAAAGTAGTTTTTCATCACTAGTAAATTCATGGGGTCTTAGAGAATTTAATAATATTTTAAATTCATCTATAAATTTTAATCTAAAAGATATCATTTTAGAAGAGGATAATGTAGCTACAAAAGGCGAACACTTTGGTATAAATAAAAGTATTGTCGAAGGTGAAAGTTATGTAGGATTCAAAATTAAATCTTTAGCTCTAAGTTCAAATGATTTTTCTAGCCTTGCTAAAATTCTTGAAAAGCATGATGCATCAAAAATAAAATTAACAAACCAAGGTAATATTATTATATTAGATGCACCAACAAATAATGCTAATGACTTAGCAAACGATTTAAAAAAAGTAAATTTTAATCCTTTTATTTAA
- a CDS encoding DUF2061 domain-containing protein: MQEKAYRSVVKTISWRTIGTLDTIIISYFITGNLAMAASIGSIELFTKMALYYFHERAWNKIDLGRVKPTANDYQI; the protein is encoded by the coding sequence ATGCAAGAAAAAGCTTACAGATCAGTTGTTAAGACAATATCATGGCGAACAATTGGAACACTAGATACAATAATCATCTCATATTTTATTACTGGTAACTTAGCAATGGCAGCCTCAATTGGTTCAATTGAATTATTTACGAAAATGGCTTTATACTATTTTCACGAACGTGCATGGAATAAAATTGATTTAGGTAGAGTAAAACCAACAGCAAATGATTATCAAATATAA
- the cysN gene encoding sulfate adenylyltransferase subunit CysN, translating to MAHQSDLISENIEQYLKEHENKEICRFITCGSVDDGKSTLIGRLLYDSKMIFEDQLAAIEKDSKKSGTTGDKIDLALLVDGLASEREQGITIDVAYRFFSTERRKFIIADTPGHEQYTRNMATGASTADIAIILIDARQGILTQTKRHSYIASLLGIKNLVVAINKMDLVDFSEEVFESIKKDYKEIIPNLPHNEDLNIEYIPISALDGDNILTNSEKSPWYKDKPLMELLDTISIHEKENNSFRLPVQYVVRPHLNFRGFSGTIASGSVSVGDEITVLPSGKTSKVKSIVSNEIKDLRPIGKDETVETIPKAFAPMATTITLEDEIDISRGDMIVKSTDIPEVSNHLSAMVVWMDEAPLELNQNYIIKRATSVLNGAFNSIEFKKNINTFEEIDAKKLELNDIAQVTVSLDREIAVDPYHENRYTGSFIIIDKYTNSTVGAGMIVSSCEGAAKLEDEKVYTQAEIELNAFIRKNYPQWDCKAI from the coding sequence ATGGCACATCAATCAGATTTAATTAGTGAGAATATAGAACAATATTTAAAAGAGCATGAGAATAAAGAGATTTGTAGGTTTATTACTTGTGGTAGTGTAGATGATGGTAAAAGTACTTTAATAGGACGTCTTCTTTATGATTCAAAAATGATTTTTGAAGACCAATTAGCAGCTATTGAAAAAGATTCTAAAAAATCAGGTACTACTGGTGATAAAATAGATTTAGCACTTTTAGTTGATGGCTTAGCAAGTGAACGTGAACAAGGTATTACTATTGATGTTGCTTATAGATTCTTCTCAACTGAAAGAAGAAAGTTTATTATTGCAGATACTCCAGGTCATGAACAATATACTAGAAATATGGCAACTGGTGCTAGTACTGCTGATATTGCAATTATTTTAATAGATGCAAGACAAGGTATTTTAACTCAAACGAAAAGACACTCTTATATTGCTTCATTATTAGGTATTAAAAACCTTGTTGTTGCTATTAATAAAATGGATTTAGTTGATTTCTCTGAAGAAGTATTTGAAAGTATTAAAAAAGATTATAAAGAAATTATTCCAAATCTTCCTCATAATGAAGATTTAAATATTGAATATATTCCTATTTCTGCTTTAGATGGAGATAATATCTTAACTAACTCAGAAAAATCACCTTGGTATAAAGATAAGCCTTTAATGGAATTACTTGATACTATTTCAATTCATGAAAAAGAGAATAACTCGTTTAGATTACCAGTTCAATATGTAGTACGTCCTCACTTAAACTTTAGAGGATTCTCTGGAACAATTGCAAGTGGAAGTGTTAGTGTTGGTGATGAGATTACTGTATTACCATCAGGAAAAACATCTAAAGTAAAATCAATAGTATCAAATGAAATTAAAGATTTAAGACCAATTGGTAAAGATGAAACAGTAGAAACAATTCCTAAAGCATTTGCTCCAATGGCTACAACTATTACACTTGAAGATGAAATTGATATTAGTAGAGGTGATATGATTGTTAAATCAACAGATATTCCAGAAGTATCAAATCATTTATCAGCAATGGTAGTATGGATGGATGAAGCACCTTTAGAGTTAAACCAAAATTATATAATTAAAAGAGCAACATCAGTATTAAATGGTGCTTTTAATTCAATTGAGTTTAAAAAGAATATTAATACATTTGAAGAAATAGATGCCAAAAAACTAGAGTTAAATGATATTGCACAAGTTACAGTATCACTAGATAGAGAAATAGCAGTAGATCCATATCATGAAAACAGATATACAGGAAGTTTTATAATTATTGATAAATATACTAACTCAACTGTAGGTGCTGGTATGATTGTAAGCTCATGTGAAGGTGCTGCAAAACTTGAAGATGAAAAAGTTTACACTCAAGCAGAGATTGAGTTAAATGCATTTATTAGAAAAAATTATCCTCAGTGGGATTGTAAGGCAATATAA
- a CDS encoding O-acetylhomoserine aminocarboxypropyltransferase/cysteine synthase family protein, whose product MQNETIAVHGSYNKKEGYGSMAVPITQTTAYAFRDSEHAANLFALKELGPIYTRLNNPTTDVLEQRFAQLEGGAAALCVSSGQSAIFYAIANVASAGDNILISDKLYGGAVTLLTHTIKRFGIEAKIFRSEDASDLEEQIDEDTKAIFFESLSNPQIAIADVEKIVEVGQRNGVLTICDNTVASAALFNPIKWGVDVVVHSTSKYTNGQGTAIGGIIVERDGLSEFFKANENRYSDFTTPDASYHGLVYTDVPLPNFCLRARLSLLRDIGAVQSPHNSWLLIQTLETLALRVDKHSDNALEIAEFLEAHPKVKAVNYPGLKSDKYYDKAQKYFKGGKASGLISFDVESFEEARRVIDSAKLFSVVVNIGDSKSLIVHPASTTHSQMSPEELEKAGVNPVTIRLSIGLENTEDLKADLEQALN is encoded by the coding sequence ATGCAAAACGAAACAATTGCAGTTCACGGGAGCTATAATAAAAAAGAAGGTTATGGTTCAATGGCTGTACCAATTACTCAAACTACTGCATATGCCTTTAGAGATTCAGAACATGCAGCAAATTTATTTGCTTTAAAAGAATTAGGACCAATTTACACAAGATTAAATAATCCTACAACAGATGTATTAGAGCAAAGATTTGCACAACTTGAAGGTGGAGCTGCTGCTTTATGTGTATCAAGTGGACAATCTGCAATTTTCTATGCAATTGCAAATGTTGCAAGTGCTGGAGATAATATTTTAATTTCAGACAAATTATATGGTGGAGCTGTTACTTTGTTAACTCATACTATAAAAAGATTTGGTATTGAAGCAAAAATATTTAGAAGTGAAGATGCAAGCGATTTAGAAGAGCAAATCGATGAAGATACAAAAGCAATTTTCTTTGAATCATTATCAAACCCACAAATCGCAATTGCTGATGTAGAAAAGATTGTTGAAGTTGGACAAAGAAATGGTGTATTAACAATTTGTGATAATACAGTTGCAAGTGCTGCACTGTTTAATCCAATTAAATGGGGAGTTGATGTTGTAGTTCATTCAACTTCAAAATATACAAATGGTCAAGGTACAGCAATTGGTGGAATTATTGTTGAAAGAGATGGCTTGAGCGAATTCTTTAAAGCAAATGAAAATAGATATTCAGATTTTACAACTCCTGATGCTTCTTATCATGGTTTAGTTTATACAGATGTTCCTCTTCCAAACTTTTGTTTAAGAGCTAGATTATCGTTATTAAGAGATATTGGAGCAGTTCAATCACCTCATAATTCATGGTTACTAATTCAAACATTAGAAACACTTGCTTTAAGAGTTGATAAACATTCTGATAATGCTTTAGAAATTGCAGAGTTTTTAGAAGCACATCCAAAAGTAAAAGCAGTGAATTATCCAGGTTTAAAATCTGATAAATATTATGATAAAGCTCAAAAATACTTCAAAGGTGGAAAAGCTTCAGGATTAATTTCATTTGATGTTGAAAGTTTTGAAGAAGCAAGAAGAGTAATTGATAGTGCTAAGTTATTTTCAGTTGTTGTAAATATTGGAGATAGTAAATCACTAATTGTTCATCCAGCATCTACAACTCATTCACAAATGAGCCCTGAAGAACTTGAGAAAGCAGGAGTTAATCCTGTAACAATCAGACTTTCTATTGGTTTAGAAAATACAGAAGATTTAAAAGCTGATTTAGAGCAAGCGTTAAATTAA
- a CDS encoding histidine phosphatase family protein, whose product MFKNICLILIFSVLFANANENSDKKNLWKALKSDNHFAIIRHALAPGFGDPSNFKIDVKSTQRNLSKKGISQAKSIGDMFRKNGINKAEVYTSQWFRCQDTAKNINLGNVTINKGLNSFFENHVNEKETVGYLNLWLKNKKINKPLLLVTHQVNITTLTGYYPSSGEIVVVKKEDDNSFKVVGTIKK is encoded by the coding sequence ATGTTTAAAAATATATGTTTAATTTTAATTTTTTCTGTTTTATTTGCAAATGCAAATGAGAATAGTGACAAAAAGAATTTATGGAAAGCTTTAAAAAGTGATAATCATTTTGCCATAATCCGTCATGCTTTAGCTCCTGGTTTTGGTGATCCCTCAAACTTTAAAATAGATGTTAAAAGCACACAAAGAAATTTATCAAAAAAAGGTATTTCTCAAGCTAAAAGTATTGGAGATATGTTTAGAAAAAATGGTATAAATAAAGCTGAAGTATATACAAGTCAATGGTTTAGATGTCAAGATACAGCAAAAAATATCAATCTAGGTAATGTTACAATAAATAAAGGCTTAAATTCTTTTTTTGAAAATCATGTAAATGAAAAAGAAACTGTAGGATATTTGAACTTGTGGTTGAAAAACAAAAAGATAAATAAACCTTTGCTTTTAGTTACTCATCAAGTTAATATCACTACTCTTACAGGTTATTATCCAAGTTCAGGAGAAATAGTTGTAGTAAAAAAAGAAGATGATAATTCATTCAAAGTTGTTGGTACGATAAAGAAGTAG